One window from the genome of Streptomyces sp. NBC_00287 encodes:
- a CDS encoding class I SAM-dependent methyltransferase translates to MSASRAAHLAELALGMDPFHEPRRDDCPWCGSKSLRTRLTAARFRLDECHDCAHAFQNPCLAPPREGEFSHRRLLATARAMLRFGEPESWLDIGTGDAAFPAAAKEVFPYTSFDGVDPTARVERARAEEHVEEAYAGDLTNPHLAAHLRARYDVVSLLHRLAHTPNPREHLQAALTALRPGGHVLVELPDPQSAFAKLLGRWWYPHTQPRHLIPQENIRTELESQGCEVITATRRPLSNTYAVIARKQPA, encoded by the coding sequence ATGTCCGCAAGCCGTGCCGCCCACCTCGCCGAACTCGCCCTTGGGATGGACCCATTCCACGAACCGCGCCGCGACGACTGCCCCTGGTGCGGCTCGAAGAGCCTGCGCACCCGCCTCACCGCCGCCAGATTCAGGCTCGACGAATGCCACGACTGCGCCCACGCCTTCCAGAACCCCTGCCTCGCGCCTCCCCGCGAAGGCGAGTTCAGCCACCGGCGCCTGCTCGCCACCGCCCGCGCGATGCTGCGCTTCGGCGAGCCGGAGAGCTGGCTGGACATCGGCACCGGCGACGCCGCATTCCCCGCGGCGGCGAAGGAGGTCTTCCCGTACACGTCCTTCGACGGCGTGGACCCCACCGCCCGCGTGGAACGGGCCCGAGCGGAAGAGCATGTGGAGGAGGCGTACGCGGGCGACCTGACCAACCCCCACCTGGCGGCCCACCTGCGCGCCCGCTACGACGTGGTCAGCCTCCTGCACCGCCTGGCGCACACGCCGAACCCCCGGGAACACCTGCAAGCGGCCCTGACGGCCCTACGCCCGGGCGGCCACGTCCTCGTCGAACTCCCCGACCCCCAAAGCGCCTTCGCCAAACTCCTCGGCCGCTGGTGGTACCCCCACACCCAACCCCGGCACCTCATCCCCCAGGAGAACATCCGCACGGAACTGGAGTCCCAGGGCTGCGAGGTCATCACCGCCACCCGCAGACCCTTGTCGAACACGTACGCGGTCATCGCCCGTAAACAACCGGCGTAG
- a CDS encoding DUF3043 domain-containing protein, producing the protein MTTGVADSFPTGLGSMRGYPVPLGFVFRSRAKDEKASVADKASLTDSNQPRDPQAPKGRPTPKRSEAQSQRRSVANTPTTRKEAAKRSREERRQALSRQREALASGDERYLPARDKGPVRRFARDFVDSRFNVAEFFLPMAVIILVLSMVRVGALQSIALLLWLIVIVLIVLDSIATGYRMKKQLNERYPDENKRGAVAYALMRSLQMRRLRLPKPQVKRGERP; encoded by the coding sequence ATGACGACTGGTGTTGCCGATTCGTTCCCCACCGGACTGGGGTCCATGCGCGGGTACCCCGTACCCTTGGGTTTTGTGTTCCGTAGCCGTGCCAAGGATGAGAAGGCATCGGTCGCCGACAAGGCGTCCCTGACCGACTCCAATCAGCCCCGCGACCCGCAGGCCCCGAAGGGCAGGCCCACGCCCAAGCGCAGTGAGGCCCAGTCCCAGCGGCGCAGCGTCGCCAATACGCCGACCACGCGCAAGGAGGCCGCCAAGCGGTCCCGCGAGGAGCGCCGCCAGGCGCTGTCGCGCCAGCGCGAGGCGCTGGCCAGCGGCGACGAGCGGTATCTGCCCGCCCGTGACAAGGGCCCGGTGCGCCGCTTCGCCCGCGACTTCGTCGACTCGCGCTTCAACGTCGCGGAGTTCTTCCTCCCGATGGCCGTGATCATCCTCGTGCTGAGCATGGTCCGGGTGGGCGCGCTGCAGAGCATCGCGCTGCTGCTGTGGCTCATCGTGATCGTGCTGATCGTGCTCGACTCGATCGCCACCGGTTACCGCATGAAGAAGCAGCTCAACGAGCGCTACCCGGACGAGAACAAGCGTGGCGCCGTCGCCTACGCCCTGATGCGCTCCCTCCAGATGCGCCGGCTCCGGCTGCCCAAGCCGCAGGTCAAGCGCGGGGAGCGGCCCTGA
- a CDS encoding class I SAM-dependent methyltransferase, whose translation MARQLDEQIAGRYPVGQRLRILDVGMGQGTQALRLARAGHQVTGLEQDAKMIAAARQSLACEPDGIRERMRIIEGDGRDTGVHFLPGSFDVVLCHGVLMYVEEPDPLLAGLARMLAPGGLLSLLVRNGDALAMRPGMSGDWAGALSSFDTTAYRNRLGLDVRADRLTTLTATLAGIGAPLNAWYGVRVFTDTAADDAEIPADVGMLLAAEERAGRTDPYRGIAALLHLCGVRG comes from the coding sequence GTGGCCCGGCAGCTCGATGAGCAGATAGCCGGGCGCTACCCGGTCGGGCAGCGTCTGAGGATTCTCGACGTCGGTATGGGCCAGGGCACCCAGGCGCTGCGCCTCGCGCGGGCCGGGCATCAGGTGACCGGTCTGGAGCAGGACGCGAAGATGATCGCCGCCGCGCGGCAGTCGCTGGCGTGTGAGCCGGACGGGATCCGCGAGCGGATGCGGATCATCGAGGGCGACGGCCGGGACACCGGTGTGCACTTCCTGCCGGGCAGCTTCGATGTGGTGCTCTGTCATGGCGTACTCATGTACGTCGAGGAGCCCGACCCGCTGCTGGCGGGTCTGGCGCGGATGCTCGCCCCGGGCGGACTGCTCTCGCTGCTGGTCCGCAACGGCGACGCGCTGGCGATGCGTCCGGGCATGTCCGGTGACTGGGCCGGGGCCCTGTCCTCCTTCGACACCACCGCCTACCGCAACCGCCTGGGCCTGGACGTACGGGCGGACCGCCTGACCACTTTGACGGCGACGCTCGCGGGCATCGGCGCCCCGCTGAACGCCTGGTACGGCGTACGGGTCTTCACGGACACGGCGGCGGACGACGCGGAGATCCCGGCGGACGTGGGGATGCTGCTGGCGGCCGAGGAGCGGGCGGGGCGGACGGATCCGTACCGCGGTATCGCGGCGCTGCTGCATCTGTGCGGGGTGCGGGGCTGA
- a CDS encoding bifunctional adenosylcobinamide kinase/adenosylcobinamide-phosphate guanylyltransferase: protein MELTLLGTGAPAGLPRPECPCAACAGALGADSRAATALLVDGSLLLDLTPGVAFAAARAGRSLAGVRQVLLSHPHDGPAVEVPAGLPAPGRVPDGRELALLTGHRVRAMAMDAGGTGYAVTGPGGQRLLYLPPGSAPAGIEDGDIGTYDMVVADVMGRPDALARLRAVGAIRPTTDVIAVHLDHDVPPGGEVRRRLASLGARAVPDGTTLVVGAYEEVPDVPRRTLVLGGARSGKSVEAERRLEAFPDVLYVATGGLRGGDTEWAARVAAHRERRPGSWRTTETCDLVPLLAEDGPPLLIDCLSLWLTDAMDSVGAWDDAVWADGGERALRERMRELTQAVRSTRRTMVAVSNEVGSGIVPATASGRRYRDELGRLNAAFAGECEHVLLVVAGQAVTLRG, encoded by the coding sequence GTGGAACTGACATTGCTCGGCACCGGTGCCCCCGCGGGCCTCCCCCGTCCCGAATGTCCCTGCGCGGCCTGTGCCGGCGCCCTTGGGGCGGACTCGCGGGCCGCTACCGCGCTGCTCGTGGACGGGTCGCTGCTGTTGGATCTGACGCCCGGTGTGGCGTTTGCCGCCGCTCGGGCCGGGCGGTCGCTGGCAGGGGTGCGGCAGGTGCTGTTGTCCCATCCGCATGATGGGCCCGCCGTCGAGGTGCCTGCCGGGCTGCCTGCGCCTGGGCGAGTCCCGGACGGTCGGGAGTTGGCGTTGCTGACGGGGCATCGGGTGCGGGCCATGGCGATGGACGCGGGGGGTACGGGGTACGCGGTGACCGGGCCCGGTGGGCAGCGGTTGCTGTATTTGCCGCCCGGGAGCGCGCCCGCCGGGATCGAGGACGGGGACATCGGGACGTACGACATGGTCGTCGCCGATGTCATGGGGCGGCCGGACGCGCTCGCGCGGTTGCGGGCGGTGGGGGCGATCCGGCCCACGACGGATGTCATCGCCGTACATCTGGACCATGACGTGCCGCCGGGGGGCGAGGTGCGGCGGCGGCTCGCCTCCTTGGGGGCGCGGGCGGTGCCGGACGGGACGACGTTGGTGGTGGGGGCGTACGAGGAGGTGCCGGACGTGCCGCGGCGGACGTTGGTGCTGGGCGGGGCGCGGTCCGGGAAGTCCGTGGAGGCGGAGCGGCGGTTGGAGGCGTTCCCGGATGTGCTGTACGTCGCCACCGGCGGGCTGCGCGGTGGGGACACCGAGTGGGCGGCCCGGGTGGCGGCGCACCGGGAGCGGCGGCCGGGGTCCTGGCGTACGACGGAGACGTGCGACCTGGTGCCGCTGCTGGCGGAGGACGGGCCGCCGTTGCTGATCGACTGTCTGTCGCTGTGGCTGACGGACGCGATGGACTCCGTCGGGGCGTGGGACGACGCGGTGTGGGCGGACGGCGGGGAACGGGCGCTCCGGGAACGGATGCGGGAGCTGACGCAGGCGGTGCGGTCGACTCGGCGGACCATGGTGGCCGTGTCGAACGAGGTGGGGTCCGGGATTGTGCCGGCCACGGCTTCGGGGCGGCGGTACCGGGATGAACTGGGGCGGCTGAACGCGGCGTTCGCGGGTGAGTGCGAGCACGTGCTGCTGGTGGTGGCGGGGCAGGCGGTGACGCTTCGGGGGTGA
- the cobT gene encoding nicotinate-nucleotide--dimethylbenzimidazole phosphoribosyltransferase: protein MSSLNLDDFTDLIERPDGGVRRDAEARRERQIVPPGSLGRLDDLGEWLAAAQGAVPVRPVERPRVVLFAGDHGIAELGVSARPAGSAGQLVRDVLEGGRPVSVLARRLGVPVRIVDMGLDCDPETLPEDVVRHRVRRGSGRIDIEDAMTLEEAEAAFRVGVAIADEEADSGTDLVVLGDVSVGGTTAAGVLVAALCGTDASVVTGRGGLAIDDLAWMRKCAAIRDALRRARPVLGDQLQLLATVGGADLAAITGFLLQSAVRKMPVILDGVVVAACALVGQRVAFRAPDWWLAAHDSGEPGQAKALDRMALEPLLTQGVKVGEGAGALLALPMVQAAAALAAELPEKAPADEKVEDGEGTSQE from the coding sequence ATGAGCTCGCTTAATCTCGACGACTTCACCGATCTGATCGAGCGCCCCGACGGCGGGGTGCGCCGCGACGCGGAGGCGCGCCGGGAGCGTCAGATCGTGCCGCCCGGGTCGCTGGGCCGCCTCGACGACCTGGGTGAGTGGCTGGCGGCGGCGCAGGGCGCCGTGCCGGTGCGGCCGGTCGAACGGCCGCGGGTGGTTCTGTTCGCCGGTGACCACGGGATCGCCGAGCTGGGTGTCTCGGCGCGACCGGCGGGCAGCGCCGGGCAGTTGGTGCGGGACGTCCTGGAGGGCGGCCGGCCGGTGTCGGTGCTCGCGCGGCGGCTGGGTGTTCCGGTGCGGATCGTGGACATGGGCCTTGACTGCGACCCCGAGACGCTGCCCGAGGACGTCGTACGCCATCGGGTGCGGCGCGGCAGCGGGCGCATCGACATCGAGGACGCGATGACGCTGGAGGAAGCGGAGGCCGCTTTTCGCGTCGGCGTGGCGATCGCCGACGAGGAGGCCGATTCCGGTACGGATCTGGTCGTACTCGGCGATGTGAGCGTGGGTGGCACGACGGCGGCCGGCGTGCTGGTCGCCGCGCTGTGCGGCACCGATGCCTCCGTGGTGACCGGGCGTGGCGGGCTCGCCATCGACGACCTGGCCTGGATGCGCAAGTGCGCGGCGATCCGGGATGCGCTGCGCCGGGCTCGGCCGGTGCTCGGGGACCAGTTGCAGTTGCTGGCGACGGTCGGCGGGGCCGATCTCGCCGCGATCACGGGTTTCCTGCTCCAGAGCGCGGTACGGAAGATGCCGGTGATCCTGGACGGGGTCGTGGTGGCCGCGTGTGCGCTGGTGGGGCAGCGGGTGGCGTTCCGGGCGCCGGACTGGTGGCTGGCGGCGCACGACAGCGGGGAGCCGGGACAGGCGAAGGCCCTGGACCGCATGGCCCTGGAGCCGCTGCTCACGCAGGGCGTGAAGGTCGGGGAAGGGGCGGGGGCGCTGCTGGCCCTGCCGATGGTGCAGGCCGCGGCGGCGCTGGCGGCGGAGCTGCCGGAGAAGGCGCCGGCTGACGAGAAGGTCGAGGACGGCGAGGGTACGTCGCAGGAGTAG
- a CDS encoding S1C family serine protease → MNASRTRTLLWPAALVCSLALASGCSGSGSGAKADATTTQAAVPAAANDLQDDYLKVIKDVLPSVVQIQASNDLGSGVVYDDQGHIVTNAHVVGDEKTFRVTTANSEEELSAKLVYSYPEQDLAVIKLDRVPDALKPAEFGDSSKIEVGQIVLAMGSPLGLFSSVTQGIVSATGRTVTEGQSDGGTGATIGNMVQTSAAINPGNSGGALVNLDGEVIGIPTLAATDPGLGDSAAPGIGFAIPSSMVKTVADQIIKDGKVTDSGRAALGITARTVVDDDYQAAGVAVVEVKEGGAADKAGIRPRDIITRLGDTDITTITSLSEALAAQQPGDRTTVTYTRDGSEKTVDVTLGEQ, encoded by the coding sequence ATGAACGCTTCCCGTACCCGCACGCTGCTCTGGCCGGCCGCGCTTGTGTGCTCCCTCGCCCTGGCCTCCGGGTGCTCCGGGTCCGGCTCGGGAGCGAAGGCGGACGCCACGACGACGCAGGCCGCGGTTCCGGCAGCGGCCAATGACCTCCAGGACGACTACCTGAAGGTGATCAAGGACGTTCTGCCGTCGGTCGTGCAGATCCAGGCCAGCAACGATCTGGGGTCCGGGGTGGTCTACGACGACCAAGGGCACATCGTCACCAACGCGCATGTCGTCGGGGACGAGAAGACCTTCCGCGTGACGACCGCCAACAGCGAGGAGGAGCTCTCCGCGAAGCTCGTGTACTCCTACCCCGAGCAGGACCTCGCGGTCATCAAGTTGGACCGGGTCCCCGACGCTCTGAAACCGGCCGAGTTCGGGGACTCCTCGAAGATCGAGGTCGGCCAGATCGTCCTGGCGATGGGCTCACCGCTGGGGCTCTTCTCCAGCGTCACCCAGGGCATCGTCTCCGCGACCGGACGGACCGTCACCGAGGGCCAGTCCGACGGCGGTACGGGTGCGACCATCGGCAACATGGTGCAGACCTCGGCCGCGATCAATCCCGGGAACAGCGGGGGCGCCCTGGTGAACCTGGACGGCGAGGTCATCGGCATCCCGACCCTCGCCGCCACCGACCCCGGCCTCGGGGACAGTGCGGCTCCCGGGATCGGGTTCGCGATCCCGTCGTCGATGGTGAAGACGGTCGCCGACCAGATCATCAAGGACGGCAAGGTGACCGACTCGGGGCGGGCGGCGCTCGGGATCACCGCACGGACGGTGGTCGACGACGACTATCAGGCCGCCGGGGTCGCCGTGGTCGAGGTCAAGGAGGGCGGGGCGGCGGACAAGGCCGGGATCCGGCCCCGGGACATCATCACCAGGTTGGGTGACACGGACATCACGACCATCACGTCCCTCTCCGAGGCACTGGCGGCGCAGCAGCCCGGTGACCGGACGACGGTGACGTACACGCGGGACGGCAGTGAGAAGACGGTGGATGTGACGCTGGGCGAGCAATGA
- a CDS encoding adenosylcobinamide-GDP ribazoletransferase, whose translation MFIAPSAHGLRFAFGTLTVLPVKVERWDRDAARGGMLGAPLVGVVVGGCAAALGLLLLFLGTGTLLAAVATAAVPALLTRGLHLDGLADTADGLGSGKPAEDALRIMKQSDIGPFGVITLLFVLLAQVAALAHLYDDSWARGALAALVSAVAARLALTLAARAGVPAARPEGLGAAVAGVVPVRSAVAVTGVVALTAGAAGALFGADDVVRTALAVLAALAVAELLLRRCVRRFGGVTGDVFGGVAETAATTALVVLTLGL comes from the coding sequence GTGTTCATAGCCCCTTCCGCGCACGGTCTCCGTTTCGCCTTCGGCACCCTCACCGTTCTCCCCGTCAAGGTGGAGCGGTGGGATCGGGATGCCGCGCGCGGGGGCATGCTCGGCGCTCCCCTGGTGGGGGTGGTCGTCGGGGGGTGCGCCGCGGCCCTCGGACTTCTGCTGCTGTTCCTGGGGACCGGGACGCTGCTCGCCGCCGTCGCCACCGCCGCCGTCCCCGCCCTGCTCACCCGTGGTCTGCATCTCGACGGGCTCGCCGACACCGCTGACGGGCTCGGCAGCGGCAAGCCCGCCGAGGACGCGCTGCGGATCATGAAGCAGTCGGACATCGGGCCCTTCGGCGTGATCACCCTCCTTTTCGTGCTCCTCGCCCAGGTCGCCGCCCTCGCGCACCTGTACGACGACTCCTGGGCCCGGGGTGCCCTCGCCGCCCTCGTCTCGGCGGTCGCCGCCCGCCTTGCGCTCACCCTCGCCGCCCGTGCCGGGGTGCCCGCCGCCCGTCCCGAGGGGCTCGGCGCGGCCGTCGCCGGGGTGGTGCCGGTGCGGTCGGCGGTGGCCGTGACCGGCGTCGTCGCGCTGACCGCGGGCGCCGCCGGAGCGCTCTTCGGCGCCGACGACGTCGTACGCACAGCCCTCGCCGTCCTCGCCGCCCTCGCCGTCGCCGAACTCCTCCTGCGCCGCTGTGTCCGCCGCTTCGGCGGAGTCACCGGTGATGTCTTCGGCGGGGTCGCGGAGACGGCCGCGACCACGGCGCTCGTCGTGCTGACGCTCGGGCTCTAA
- a CDS encoding endo alpha-1,4 polygalactosaminidase has translation MRRPVVLAALFTLLLAGCTTASDGKSPGPRWQPRPGTDWQWQLSGRLDTSVQVPVYDIDGFDHSEKTVEGLHRDGRKVICYLSTGAWEDFRPDAEKFPDAVLGRGNGWEGERWLDIRRTDVLEPLMAARLDMCRDKGFDAVEPDNMDGYRNRTGFPLTARDQLRYNRLIAKLAHDRGLAVGLKNDLDQIPELVDDFDFAVNEQCAQYRECGALKPFIDADKAVFHVEYELPTSRFCPDSRSLGLSSLLKKYELGVWREAC, from the coding sequence GTGAGACGCCCCGTAGTCCTGGCCGCCCTGTTCACCCTGCTGCTCGCGGGCTGCACGACCGCCTCCGACGGCAAGTCGCCAGGGCCGCGCTGGCAGCCCCGCCCCGGCACGGACTGGCAGTGGCAGCTCAGCGGCCGTCTGGACACATCCGTGCAGGTGCCGGTCTACGACATCGACGGCTTCGACCACTCGGAGAAGACGGTCGAGGGCCTGCACCGGGACGGCCGCAAGGTGATCTGCTATCTCTCCACCGGCGCCTGGGAGGACTTCCGCCCGGACGCGGAGAAGTTCCCCGACGCGGTGCTGGGCCGCGGCAACGGCTGGGAGGGCGAGCGCTGGCTCGACATCCGCCGCACGGACGTACTGGAACCGCTGATGGCGGCCCGCCTCGACATGTGCCGGGACAAGGGCTTCGACGCGGTCGAACCGGACAACATGGATGGCTACCGCAACCGCACCGGCTTCCCGCTCACCGCCCGTGACCAGCTGCGCTACAACCGCCTGATCGCGAAACTCGCCCACGACCGCGGCCTCGCCGTCGGCCTGAAGAACGACCTGGACCAGATCCCGGAACTGGTGGACGACTTCGACTTCGCGGTGAACGAGCAGTGCGCGCAGTACAGGGAGTGCGGCGCGCTGAAGCCGTTCATCGACGCGGACAAGGCGGTCTTCCACGTGGAGTACGAACTCCCGACCAGCCGCTTCTGCCCGGACTCCCGCAGCCTGGGACTGAGCTCGCTGCTGAAGAAGTACGAGCTGGGGGTGTGGCGCGAGGCTTGTTAG
- a CDS encoding spherulation-specific family 4 protein, with product MSTLLVPYYEHPAVRPAEWNAIVAAAPRLYGVILNPSSGPGDRPDPAFAELAARLRSVDVRVLAYTDTAYGHRPHADVVRDLTRHRDWYGTDGVFLDQVASGQPEFAYYRQLASATRGPLVLNHGTPPHPSYARIADVLVTFEGTWSTYRELPPQPVTYGAGVRVCHLLYGVPAGVDAEQLARARGATVHCAVPGVGDHPWGTLPHALEPAR from the coding sequence ATGAGCACCCTGTTGGTCCCGTACTACGAGCACCCCGCCGTCCGCCCGGCCGAGTGGAACGCGATCGTCGCCGCCGCGCCCCGCCTGTACGGCGTGATCCTCAACCCGTCCAGCGGCCCCGGCGACCGCCCCGACCCGGCCTTCGCCGAACTCGCCGCCCGGCTGCGGTCGGTGGACGTCCGGGTCCTTGCCTACACGGACACGGCATACGGCCACCGACCGCACGCCGACGTGGTCCGCGACCTCACCCGCCACCGCGACTGGTACGGCACGGACGGCGTGTTCCTTGACCAAGTGGCCTCGGGGCAGCCGGAGTTCGCGTACTACCGTCAACTGGCGTCGGCAACCCGCGGCCCGCTCGTCCTCAACCACGGCACCCCGCCCCACCCCTCCTACGCACGCATCGCCGACGTGCTGGTCACCTTCGAGGGAACCTGGTCGACGTACCGCGAACTGCCCCCGCAGCCGGTCACTTACGGCGCCGGGGTACGCGTATGCCATCTGCTGTACGGCGTCCCGGCCGGCGTCGATGCGGAGCAGCTGGCGCGGGCGCGCGGGGCCACGGTGCACTGTGCGGTGCCCGGAGTGGGAGATCATCCGTGGGGTACGTTGCCGCACGCCTTGGAGCCCGCCCGGTGA
- the pelF gene encoding GT4 family glycosyltransferase PelF, which produces MRTGRHVTMLTEGTYPHVHGGVSTWCDQLVKGMPEVDFHIVSLTGTGREPVTWELPSNVRRHVTVPTWGPRPGRGRIGYGRTRRRFLDSYERFLLSFLDPEAGCDFGEALYELAQLARDGRLSAALRSESALRSLMWIWTMPHLPTAAAGPTVHDALTATDLLEHALRPLGVRIPEDSVAHAVSSGLATLPALAARKLDGVPFLLTEHGIYLRERYLGYRSAEQRWPVKAFMLGFYRELNSHGYRAADLITPCNQYNRRWEERGGADADKIRTVYNGVDPHAFPHAGPEPDIPTLTWCGRVDPIKDLETLLRAYAMVRAELPETRLRLFGPVPPGGEAYKTKLEKLAAELGVTDGLSFEGRISEVWRAYAAGHVVMLSSISEGFPFSLIEAMSCGRTTVSTDVGGVREAVGDTGLVVPPREPEKMAAAALTLLKDDERRLRLGELSRQRVIDRFTLRRSVDAFRTIYQELAGLPEVYEPTVETVADWTLELRDPWYEKVATDGTDW; this is translated from the coding sequence ATGCGTACCGGCCGTCACGTCACCATGCTCACCGAAGGCACCTACCCACACGTCCACGGCGGCGTCAGCACCTGGTGCGACCAGCTCGTCAAGGGCATGCCGGAGGTCGACTTCCACATCGTCTCGCTCACCGGCACCGGCCGCGAACCGGTGACCTGGGAGCTGCCGTCCAACGTCCGCCGGCATGTCACCGTGCCGACCTGGGGCCCGAGACCGGGGCGCGGGCGGATCGGATACGGCCGTACCCGCCGCCGTTTCCTCGACTCCTACGAGCGGTTCCTGCTCTCCTTCCTGGACCCCGAGGCCGGCTGCGACTTCGGCGAGGCCCTGTACGAGCTGGCCCAACTCGCCCGGGACGGGCGGCTGTCGGCCGCGCTGCGCAGCGAGTCCGCGCTGCGGTCGCTGATGTGGATCTGGACGATGCCGCATCTGCCGACGGCCGCCGCCGGGCCCACCGTGCACGACGCGCTCACCGCGACCGACCTGCTGGAACACGCCCTGCGTCCGCTGGGCGTGCGGATCCCGGAGGACTCGGTGGCGCACGCGGTGAGCAGCGGCCTGGCCACGCTGCCCGCGCTCGCCGCCCGCAAGCTGGACGGCGTGCCGTTCCTCCTCACTGAACACGGCATCTATCTGCGCGAGCGCTACCTGGGCTACCGCAGCGCCGAACAGCGCTGGCCCGTGAAGGCGTTTATGCTCGGCTTCTACCGTGAACTGAATTCACACGGTTATCGGGCGGCCGACCTGATCACACCGTGTAACCAGTACAACCGCCGATGGGAGGAGCGCGGCGGCGCCGACGCCGACAAGATCCGCACGGTTTACAACGGCGTGGACCCGCACGCCTTCCCGCACGCGGGACCCGAACCCGACATCCCCACCCTCACCTGGTGCGGCCGGGTCGACCCGATCAAGGACCTCGAAACCCTCCTCCGCGCCTACGCCATGGTCCGCGCCGAACTCCCCGAGACCCGCCTGCGGTTGTTCGGTCCGGTCCCGCCCGGCGGCGAGGCGTACAAGACGAAACTGGAGAAGCTCGCCGCCGAACTCGGCGTCACCGACGGCCTCAGCTTCGAGGGCCGTATCAGCGAGGTCTGGCGCGCCTATGCCGCCGGACACGTGGTCATGCTGTCGTCGATCTCCGAGGGCTTCCCGTTCTCCCTCATCGAGGCCATGTCCTGCGGCCGTACGACGGTCTCGACGGACGTCGGCGGAGTGCGCGAGGCGGTCGGCGACACCGGCCTGGTCGTCCCGCCGCGCGAGCCGGAGAAGATGGCCGCGGCCGCGCTCACGCTGTTGAAGGACGACGAACGGCGCCTTCGGCTGGGCGAGTTGTCCCGCCAGCGCGTCATCGACCGGTTCACGCTGCGCCGCTCCGTGGACGCCTTCCGGACGATCTACCAGGAGCTCGCGGGTCTGCCCGAGGTGTACGAGCCGACGGTCGAGACCGTCGCCGACTGGACTCTCGAACTGCGTGACCCCTGGTACGAGAAGGTCGCGACGGACGGGACCGACTGGTGA